Within the Drosophila melanogaster chromosome 3R genome, the region CGCGTTTATGAATGGGATTTGTTGAGTGTTATTCTAAATCTTAGCATTCCTTGAACTTAGCGCACCCCCATTAAGTAGCGATTAAGCTAAGttaaaactatttttcaaaactattttatgtttttttgtaCACAATAATATAGGTCACATGGTCTGACtagatatttaaatttattgataaaTTCAATGATTCGGCATTTTCCCAACCAATCCAGTTGAAAGACTTGGGAGAAACCGCGAATCAGGggagttttttatttgtgaatATAAAAACTAGTCTGACTTGTTATTCTTTTTCCGTGTAATCCGAAAATGCTACTTGTATTAGACCGGCAATTCTACGCTTGTTGcgtaaaattgaatttgactCGCAATAAACAAATCAACGAACATGGCTGATTCATTAGCACCTGTTAAGTAGACAGACTACGGGAGGGTGAAAATTATAGCAGAAATGTATGAAAATAATCGCCAGCATTTCAAGCAGTAAGTTATGAATAGAAGCGAtaaaatacaacaaagtcaGTCAATATTGTTTGCGAATGCTCTCAGATGATTAATTTTTAAAGGCCCTCTGTAGCAATTATTTAAGCCGGCAAAAAATGGGCTCATTTTTGTTCGCAAAATTACCCAATTATAgacaaattgttttatttgcttgtCGAATTGACAGAGTTTTTGCTGGCGACACGCGCATCAAGGCCTATCAAATAGATACAAGTGATTAGCATGATATCATTCCTGTATCTCGAATAAGAAAAGCCGTAATTAAGTAAACACTTATcgcaaaaagaaaagctgtGCCTGCAGCGcctgtcaaaaaaaaaaaaaactgaagtaACTTTGAAGCTGCCGTCCGCTGAAAAAAGCCTTTTCGAGTATAAGTATATTTAAATACGTCTTCCTTCTTTTTACGAGATCTCATAACTCGCCGCTTGGCAAACACATCGGGTCTACGTTATACCTTATCTATTTTCAGCATTCGGTTTATTGGTATAATTATGAGGAATGATCATTGGATCAAAATAGACATACAAATTTATTGACAGGTCTGCTATCTACATCGCAACTATGATACTGAGCTGTCAACTGTGCCTTTaggaaagtgaaaagtaaAACTTTTGTCTTCGGCCCGCAAATTCTGAACCTTTGCTAAGATattgtgaaataaaaaaaccGAAGGCGAAATAAATACCGAAGAGCATTAAAGAGTTTAGGAGGTATCAAGTTTTAAAGGAAAGCCACTCTTTCCGATTTACCAAATGATGTTTTGATATTTCTAGTCCCAGCCAGATGTGTTCATTACTTACTTTTATTCCCACTTTTTTTCATCAATGTGGGCAACAACTGCCCAGAAATGCAAATAGGCTTTGTGCAATTCATGGCATACCctattattttgtataattagtTTCTGTATACTTAAATGTGAATATCAAAAGTTTTTAGACAGCTGTGCACTTACAGAAGACCACATATGATCTCATCTGTATCCACAATTTTTAATTCTAATCATTTCCGGGCAGACGAGTTCTAAGTTTAAGAAAAACtcgtttcattttcattttaaaataaaagtttattttagaaaaacctaaattaataattgaaacttaaatattaaaattgaaatttctaCAGAATAAAGTACTTAAATAAAAGTGTGCTCTTTATTCTTGATTATACGTTGGTGGTTTCTATGTGTAACCAATTGTCTCTGTCTGAATTCTGTTCGATAGTTAAGTCGTTTACATGGTTGTAAGGGTTCCTTAGCGGTTTAGCAGTATCAGCTTGATCATAATATTACGAAATACTTGCGTCTACATTAATTTCAATGTAATCAAACTATGGAAGAGCTTTAGATGCGCCGCGAAAAGTTTCCGCCGCCATTGTTTCCCATTCCGCCGCCACCGTTACCACCGCCGTGTTCCCCACCATTGAGTCCACGCGTCTTTCCGTCGTAGAACAGCTCAATGTATCGCGAACCCATCTGCTCTCTGTGGCGCTTCATGGCCACCTGGGAATCCTCGTAGGTGTCGAAGTAGGCATCCGCAGTGCCACTGTGCAGACCCTTCTTGTTGTAGTTTATCCGCACGTTAGCTGGTCGGATTGGTTCGAAGAACTATAGAAAGAAATTATTGTGATTTTAAGTAAGTTGAATATTCCTTCTTAACAAGTTCGTTATTGTTAAACCCACCTTAAAAACGTCGTTTTCAAATGAAGTGTAGGGAAGTCCGCGCATGTGGATTGTATAATACTCGATGTCGTTGCCCCGACCGCCGCCGATGGGACCGAAATTGCCACCACCGCCCATTGAGTTGCCGCCGCCGAAGTTCGAGCCATTGTTGAatccgccgccaccgccgttGTTGCCTCCTCCGAAGTTCGAGCCGACATTGTTGTTTCCTCCAAAGTTACCGAATCCAGAGTTTCCGAAATTtccgttgttattgttgcgaCCGCCGCCGATCGGGCCAAAGTTGCCAACACCACTCGAGGATACGAAGTTTCCGCCGTTATTGAAACCTCCTCCACCATTGCCGCCAAAATTGGAGCCGCCATTGTTGCCGAAATTATTAACGCCACCTGGAGAATTGAAGTTGTTGCCACTGTTGAAACCACcgccgccgttgttgttgccgccgaAGTTTCCGCCTCCATTATTGCCGAAGTTTCCAAAGTTTCCGCTGTTACCACTGTCGTTTCCAAAGTTGCCGGAATTTCCACCGTTGTTGCCGCCACCAAAGTTGCCGAAATTGCTGGGTCCAGAGTTATTTCCAAAATTTCCATTATTTCCACCTTGGTTGTTTCCAAAGTTGCCCGAGTTCATCAGGCTTGGCAGATTGTTGAAGCCCAGCATGTTGTTGGCACCAACGCCAAAGTTGCCATTGTTGCCCCAATCTTTGTTTAACATCGGAATGGCAATCAGTGaagttttataaaatttaacaattAGATCTGAACATACCATTGCGCCCTCCGCCGAAATCATTGCCACCACGGTTGGCACCACGATCACGTATGTCATAAGGGCCAGGGCGTCCTCCGACACCGCCACCGGCGCCTGTGGCCCTCTTCATTTCAGCAATCGAGCTGCGGAATATCTCAATATACCTATGTgaataaaagtggaaaatatatgtattttaaaagTGGTACTTGAAATTGCTAGGGTCGGTGGCTTTTTTCCATGATCAACTATTAAATATCAcgtaaaaaaatgaaatcaaaataaattcattgaaatgatcaaataaaataaataaaaatgctgttcacagtttaattaatttgttagaTAAAGCACATGATCGCGcttaaacatatatatgtatttagaGAGCCCCACCAGACCCGTAGCTATGGGAAAATTTTTTGCTAAATGATTTCTCAGTTACTGAAATAGAAATTATTTGTGataaaagttattaaatattttgtgaaTAATTGTATAGTCCTTGTGTGTTTCAACAAGTTCGCAATCGATTACCacttaatgttttaatttcgctgtttttgttgtagAAGATATGATGAATTAGAAACCCACCTGTGCCCAATTTTTTCCCGATTTCGGCCCAAGGCTTGCTCAGTGTCGTCCTGGCTTTCGAACTGAACAAAAGCTTCCCCAGTTGCACGACCCCTTCTGTCCATAACAAAAAGTATGCCCTCCCGATCCGTTTTGATATCCAACCCTGCCCATGACGATAACCAACAAAgatttatacaaatatatagatttcatatatatatatacattatgCAAGGTTAAGCTTAGATagaaaaacagaaatacaGAGGTTGATAAATGTTATTGTTTAGTTCCAACACCGCAGAACTTTTGC harbors:
- the glo gene encoding glorund, isoform A, encoding MSNADVQFNYGQQGNGDNFNDDSNQQQDEDDQYNEDGGGKIENVGESPKFVRLRGLPWSATHKEILDFLENVNVTNGSAGIHLVTSRVDGKNTGEAYVEVASQEDVEEARKLNKASMGHRYIEVFTATPKEAKEAMRKISGHGTAFVVKLRGLPYAVTEQQIEEFFSGLDIKTDREGILFVMDRRGRATGEAFVQFESQDDTEQALGRNREKIGHRYIEIFRSSIAEMKRATGAGGGVGGRPGPYDIRDRGANRGGNDFGGGRNDWGNNGNFGVGANNMLGFNNLPSLMNSGNFGNNQGGNNGNFGNNSGPSNFGNFGGGNNGGNSGNFGNDSGNSGNFGNFGNNGGGNFGGNNNGGGGFNSGNNFNSPGGVNNFGNNGGSNFGGNGGGGFNNGGNFVSSSGVGNFGPIGGGRNNNNGNFGNSGFGNFGGNNNVGSNFGGGNNGGGGGFNNGSNFGGGNSMGGGGNFGPIGGGRGNDIEYYTIHMRGLPYTSFENDVFKFFEPIRPANVRINYNKKGLHSGTADAYFDTYEDSQVAMKRHREQMGSRYIELFYDGKTRGLNGGEHGGGNGGGGMGNNGGGNFSRRI